One region of Brassica napus cultivar Da-Ae chromosome A10, Da-Ae, whole genome shotgun sequence genomic DNA includes:
- the LOC106452150 gene encoding WPP domain-containing protein 2 has protein sequence MAETAETINTTVSHPQPESEDSTTLSATADQTSDETSKAADLKKEESVAETKPGSISLRIWPPTQKTRDAVLNRLIETLSTESILSKRYGTLNSDEASAVAKSIEEEAYGVASSAVSDDDDGIKILEVYSKEISKRMLETVKDRSAATAGNGNNEAVEDATDATKE, from the coding sequence ATGGCAGAAACCGCCGAAACAATCAACACGACCGTCTCGCATCCGCAGCCTGAATCAGAAGACTCCACCACATTGTCCGCCACGGCGGATCAGACATCGGATGAAACCTCAAAAGCCGCAGATCTGAAGAAGGAAGAATCAGTCGCAGAGACGAAGCCAGGATCCATCTCGCTCCGCATTTGGCCGCCGACGCAGAAAACTCGCGACGCCGTCTTGAACCGCCTGATCGAGACGCTATCCACCGAGTCCATCCTCTCCAAGAGATACGGAACGCTCAACTCCGACGAAGCTTCCGCCGTCGCGAAATCCATCGAGGAGGAAGCGTACGGCGTCGCATCGAGCGCTGTGTCCGACGATGACGATGGGATCAAGATCCTTGAGGTTTATTCCAAGGAGATTAGTAAAAGGATGCTTGAGACGGTGAAAGATCGATCTGCAGCCACCGCCGGAAACGGAAACAACGAAGCGGTGGAGGATGCGACGGACGCTACGAAAGAGTGA